CGATCAGCAGCCCGGCGTCGGACAGCCGCTCGACCAGGCTCTGCCGGGTGTGCTTGGCACCGCCGACGTTCAGGAGCAGCAGCAGGTCCATGGCGGTGGTGAAACGCATGGAGGGCGTGTCGTCGACGAGGTTCTCGATGACGACGACCCGGGCCCCGGGACGCGCCGCCGCGACGACGCTGCGCAGCGCCCGGCGGGTGCTGTCGTCGTCCCACTCCAGGATGTTCTTGATGATGTAGAGATCGGCCGCCACGGGAATGCCCTCACGGCAGTCACCGGCCACGATGCTCGCCCGGCCGGCGAGTGAACCGCCGTCCCGCAGCCGCTCGTCGGCCCGGGCCACCACACCCGGCAGGTCCATCAGGGTGCCGCTGACCGACGGGTGCTTCTCCAGCAGGCTTGCCAGTACGTGCCCCTGGCCGCCGCCGATGTCGGCGACCGACGACACCCCGGTGAGGTCGAGCAGAGCGGCCACGTCCAGCGCGGACTGCACGCTGGAGGTCGTCATGGCCTGGTTGAACACCTGGGCCGACTCGTGTGCGTCCTGGTGGAGGTAGTCGAAGAACTCCTTGCCGAACACGTCCTCGAAGACGTTGCCGCCGGAGCGCACCGCGTCGTCCAGCCGGGGCCAGACCTCCCACGTCCAGGGCTCGGTGCACCACAGGGAGATGGCCCGCAGGCTGTTCGGGTCGTCCTCGCGCAGCAGCCGGGACATCTCGGTGTGGGCGAAGGTGCCGTCGGCGTTCTCGGTGAAGATGCCGTAGCAGGACAGGGCGCGCAGCAGCCGCCGCAGCGGCCCGGGTTCGGTCTTCACCACAGCGGCGAGCTCGGCCGCGGTGGCCGGCTTCTCACCCAGCGCGTCCGCGATACGCAGCCGCGCCGCGGCGCGCACGGCGGCGGAGCGGGCCGCGCCGAACACGATCTCGCGCAGCCGCATGGCGGGCTGCGGGGTGGGAACGGGCTGGACGGGCGTGGTGGTGGGGGTGGTGCTCACGGTGGTCATACCGTCTCGCTTCTCCTTGTGCGGGGGGACACCGGTCAGCACATTCCGGCCGGTGCGGAGGTGGTGCAGACATTTCCGGTGAAGCGGTTGCCCGTGCCGGTGTCCTCATTGGCCAGGTCCGCCGGCTGGTTGCCGGTCACCACGTTGCCGCTGATGGTGTTGTCGGTGTTCTTCGCTCCGACGAAGCTCTTGAACAGCACGACGCCGCCCGAGAGCGGCGTGGCACCCACGTTGTCGCGGATGAGGTTGGAGCGCACCTCGGTGGTCTCGGTGCCGGTGAGGACGATTCCGGAGCCCTGGATCGCGGGCAGTCGCTCGGTGGCGGCACAGAACTTGTTGTTCTCGGTGATGCGGTTGGACCGGATGGTCATGGCGCCGGCCTTCGGCGTTCCCTCGTCGCCCACGACGAACACGCCGCTG
This genomic interval from Streptomyces sp. NBC_00464 contains the following:
- a CDS encoding methyltransferase gives rise to the protein MTTVSTTPTTTPVQPVPTPQPAMRLREIVFGAARSAAVRAAARLRIADALGEKPATAAELAAVVKTEPGPLRRLLRALSCYGIFTENADGTFAHTEMSRLLREDDPNSLRAISLWCTEPWTWEVWPRLDDAVRSGGNVFEDVFGKEFFDYLHQDAHESAQVFNQAMTTSSVQSALDVAALLDLTGVSSVADIGGGQGHVLASLLEKHPSVSGTLMDLPGVVARADERLRDGGSLAGRASIVAGDCREGIPVAADLYIIKNILEWDDDSTRRALRSVVAAARPGARVVVIENLVDDTPSMRFTTAMDLLLLLNVGGAKHTRQSLVERLSDAGLLIGEIRPVNPYLHAFECVVPD